The following proteins come from a genomic window of Betaproteobacteria bacterium:
- a CDS encoding D-aminoacylase produces the protein MYDILIRGGTVADGSGKPVFTGDVAIADGRIVEVGKAGGAARRTLNADGLLVTPGFVDVHTHYDGQATWDPMLTPSCWHGVTTAVMGNCGVGFAPMKASQKEFLIELMEGVEDIPGSVLAEGVDWAWESFPEYLDALEGKPRIMDLGAQLPHAALRYYVMGERGAKREPATAEDMQRMADLTEQAIKAGAMGFTTSRTILHKTVRGDYVPNYSAAGKELLAISQGVRRAGRGVLQLLSDFENIDEEFTLLRECVKASGRPLSFTLVQRAEFPQQWRHLLALIDRAQADGLQIQGQVAPRAVGLVLGLQGTLHPFMTKTSYVEIAHLPLAQRVARMRDPTLRERILAEPFDSLPGRIPAFVANILGSLDRVFPLGDPPEYEPPPEASVAGVAARTGQDPMALMYDLLLEREGQALLFAPAANYTDFNYDSTFTMLRHPHTVVGLGDGGAHCGTICDGGFPTYLLTHWTRDRTRGERLPLELAVQRYTRAPAQLIGLTDRGLIAPGMKADINVIDHANLSLSPPYIVNDLPAGGRRLMQTAKGYAATIVSGQVVIENDKATGALPGKLLRGGG, from the coding sequence ATGTACGACATATTGATTCGTGGAGGAACCGTTGCCGACGGATCCGGTAAGCCGGTTTTCACCGGTGACGTCGCCATCGCGGACGGCCGCATCGTGGAGGTGGGGAAAGCCGGGGGCGCCGCGCGCCGCACGCTGAACGCCGATGGCCTTCTGGTGACGCCGGGCTTCGTCGATGTACACACCCATTACGACGGCCAGGCGACCTGGGATCCCATGCTCACACCGAGTTGCTGGCATGGCGTGACCACCGCCGTCATGGGAAATTGCGGGGTTGGTTTCGCTCCGATGAAAGCCAGCCAGAAAGAATTTCTCATAGAGTTGATGGAAGGCGTGGAAGATATCCCAGGTAGCGTGCTCGCCGAAGGCGTGGATTGGGCCTGGGAAAGTTTTCCAGAGTATCTCGATGCGCTGGAAGGCAAACCGCGCATCATGGACCTTGGCGCGCAGTTGCCCCACGCCGCGTTGCGTTACTACGTGATGGGCGAGCGCGGTGCCAAGCGCGAACCCGCCACGGCGGAGGACATGCAGCGCATGGCCGATCTCACGGAGCAGGCCATCAAGGCGGGCGCCATGGGCTTCACGACTTCGCGAACCATCTTGCATAAAACCGTGCGCGGCGATTACGTTCCGAACTACAGCGCCGCGGGCAAGGAACTCTTGGCCATTTCGCAAGGCGTGCGCCGTGCCGGGCGAGGCGTTCTACAACTTCTTTCCGACTTTGAAAACATTGACGAGGAGTTCACGCTCTTGCGTGAATGCGTGAAAGCGAGCGGACGCCCGCTTTCCTTTACCTTGGTGCAGCGAGCCGAATTCCCGCAACAATGGCGGCATCTCTTGGCGCTGATCGATCGGGCCCAAGCCGATGGACTTCAGATACAGGGCCAAGTAGCGCCGCGCGCCGTGGGACTTGTGCTGGGCCTGCAAGGGACGCTACATCCTTTCATGACCAAAACTAGCTACGTGGAAATCGCGCATTTGCCATTGGCGCAGCGTGTCGCGCGTATGCGCGACCCAACGCTACGCGAACGCATTCTCGCCGAGCCCTTCGATAGCTTGCCCGGGCGCATTCCCGCTTTCGTCGCCAATATCCTTGGCAGCCTCGATCGCGTGTTCCCCTTGGGCGATCCTCCGGAATATGAACCGCCCCCCGAGGCGAGCGTTGCCGGAGTGGCGGCGCGCACCGGCCAAGATCCCATGGCGTTGATGTACGACCTGCTACTGGAACGCGAAGGCCAAGCCCTATTGTTCGCACCCGCCGCCAACTACACGGACTTCAATTACGACTCCACCTTTACCATGCTGCGCCATCCCCACACCGTGGTGGGTCTGGGCGATGGCGGTGCGCATTGCGGCACCATCTGCGACGGCGGCTTTCCCACCTATCTGCTGACGCATTGGACGCGAGACCGAACACGCGGCGAACGCCTGCCGCTAGAATTGGCCGTGCAACGCTACACCAGGGCGCCGGCGCAATTGATAGGCCTCACGGACCGCGGCTTGATCGCCCCCGGCATGAAGGCTGACATCAACGTGATCGACCACGCCAATCTCTCGCTTTCTCCCCCGTACATCGTGAACGACCTGCCCGCCGGCGGCCGCCGCCTAATGCAAACGGCAAAGGGTTATGCCGCGACCATCGTCTCGGGACAAGTCGTCATTGAAAATGACAAAGCGACCGGGGCGTTGCCTGGGAAGTTGCTGCGTGGCGGGGGGTGA
- the alr gene encoding alanine racemase: MAPSRPIQASISSAALAHNLMVAKRHAAKSKVLAVIKANAYGHGLLRAAAALRGADGFAMLDLSDAVRLREAGFADRIVLLEGFFRATELAELSRYRLAAVVHRAGQMEMLEGARLPAPIDILLKLNSGMNRLGFPKQEWRDALERARRCASVSGVTLMTHFACADDERGIGEQLAVFERCCEGVQLARSMANSATILRYPQAHGDWVRPGIMLYGSSPFADQSAQALDLKPAMTLASEIIAVQDLEPGDAVGYGATFRADRPMRIGVVACGYADGYPRHCPSGTPVLVDGRRTSTVGLVSMDMLMVDLTYLLAANVGSKVVLWGEGLPVDEVATHAGTVSYELLCALAPRVPIAEVD; the protein is encoded by the coding sequence ATGGCCCCCTCGCGTCCCATACAAGCCAGTATTTCAAGCGCCGCATTGGCGCACAACCTCATGGTGGCCAAACGCCACGCGGCTAAATCCAAGGTGCTGGCCGTGATCAAGGCCAATGCTTACGGCCATGGCTTGCTCAGGGCGGCCGCCGCCTTGCGCGGCGCCGATGGGTTCGCCATGCTTGACTTGTCCGACGCCGTGCGTTTGCGCGAAGCCGGTTTCGCCGACCGCATCGTTTTGCTGGAGGGTTTTTTCCGCGCCACGGAACTGGCGGAGCTTTCCCGCTACCGCCTGGCCGCGGTGGTGCACCGCGCGGGACAGATGGAGATGTTGGAGGGCGCCCGGCTCCCGGCGCCCATCGACATCTTGCTCAAGCTCAACAGCGGCATGAACCGCCTTGGTTTTCCGAAACAAGAGTGGCGCGATGCCTTGGAGCGGGCGCGCCGGTGCGCAAGTGTGAGCGGCGTCACGCTCATGACGCATTTCGCCTGCGCGGATGACGAGCGCGGCATCGGCGAACAGCTTGCGGTATTCGAGCGATGTTGCGAGGGCGTACAACTCGCCCGCTCCATGGCGAATTCCGCCACGATATTGCGTTACCCGCAAGCTCATGGCGATTGGGTGCGCCCCGGCATAATGCTGTACGGGAGTTCACCCTTCGCGGATCAAAGCGCGCAAGCCCTGGACTTGAAGCCGGCGATGACGCTGGCGAGCGAGATCATCGCCGTGCAAGACCTGGAACCGGGCGATGCGGTGGGATATGGCGCCACGTTTCGCGCGGATCGTCCGATGCGAATCGGTGTGGTGGCCTGCGGATACGCCGATGGATATCCCAGGCATTGCCCCAGCGGCACGCCGGTGCTGGTGGATGGGCGGCGCACCTCGACGGTGGGCCTTGTGTCCATGGATATGCTCATGGTGGACTTGACTTATCTGCTTGCGGCAAATGTCGGATCCAAGGTGGTGTTATGGGGAGAGGGCTTGCCGGTGGACGAAGTGGCAACCCATGCGGGAACGGTGAGCTATGAACTGCTCTGCGCTCTCGCACCCCGGGTGCCAATTGCCGAAGTGGATTAG
- a CDS encoding hydroxyacid dehydrogenase: MAKRKVLLPAAMAQAGWKVVQAREDIEAIPFDVNIATAEFHRLLAGAQGVGLSLTPFGEAEIKAGPGVQVVARHGVGYDMVDVPALTKAHVPLMITGVANSPSVAEQSLYLMLELAKRGTAFDAMVRENRWNQRMAQGLPVDLFEKTVLIVGFGKIGSRLAKMCLALGMTVCAYDPYVDAAKIRAAGCHPETALDDALAKADFVSINCPKTKETNGIIAEAQLARMKPGAFIVNTARGGIIHEPSLHTALTTGVIKAAGLDVLEREPPDANNPLLQLPNVVLAPHMAGVTRESLDRMAVSLVSNVLSVLDGKPEMANVVNKEIYGHR, encoded by the coding sequence ATGGCCAAAAGAAAAGTGTTGTTGCCCGCCGCGATGGCGCAAGCGGGTTGGAAAGTGGTGCAAGCGCGCGAGGATATCGAGGCTATTCCTTTCGATGTGAACATTGCCACCGCGGAATTTCACCGCCTATTGGCTGGAGCGCAGGGCGTGGGCTTGAGCCTCACTCCTTTTGGAGAGGCCGAAATCAAAGCCGGGCCCGGCGTGCAGGTCGTTGCACGCCATGGTGTCGGCTACGACATGGTGGATGTGCCCGCGCTCACGAAGGCGCACGTGCCGCTCATGATTACTGGCGTCGCCAACTCGCCCTCGGTGGCCGAGCAATCGCTCTACCTCATGCTGGAGCTTGCCAAGCGTGGCACGGCCTTCGATGCCATGGTCCGCGAGAATCGCTGGAACCAGCGCATGGCGCAGGGCCTGCCGGTGGATCTATTCGAGAAAACGGTGTTGATCGTCGGCTTCGGCAAGATCGGCAGCCGCTTGGCCAAGATGTGCCTCGCCCTTGGCATGACTGTCTGTGCCTACGATCCTTACGTGGATGCCGCCAAGATTCGCGCCGCCGGATGCCATCCTGAAACCGCCCTGGATGACGCGCTCGCCAAGGCGGATTTCGTTTCCATAAATTGCCCGAAAACGAAGGAAACCAACGGCATTATCGCCGAAGCGCAACTCGCGCGCATGAAGCCTGGCGCCTTTATCGTGAACACCGCGCGCGGCGGCATCATTCACGAGCCCTCGCTGCACACGGCACTCACCACGGGCGTCATCAAAGCCGCCGGTCTCGACGTGCTGGAGCGCGAACCTCCGGACGCGAATAATCCCTTGCTGCAACTACCGAACGTGGTGCTGGCGCCGCACATGGCGGGAGTAACCCGCGAGTCCTTGGACCGCATGGCGGTTTCCCTGGTAAGCAACGTATTGTCCGTGCTCGATGGGAAGCCTGAGATGGCGAACGTGGTGAACAAGGAGATATACGGGCACCGGTGA